The sequence GTCCTTTTTACTACCATCTTCCCATTGATCAATCGCTGAATGAAAACTCATCTGACAATCTTCAACTTTTCTCATTTCATCAAGTTGTATCTGCAACTTATGAGGATCTATCCAATAGTCATCTCCTTCACATATTGCAATATACTTTCCAGATGCTCTATTGAAAATTGTCGTTCCTGGCATGATACCTTTTGACCACTGATTCTCTTTTTGCAAAATCAGTTTTATGATCGTTGGATATTCTTTTACATACTTCTCTAATATCTCTACCGTCTTATCGATTGAACAATCATCATGCACAATAACCTCAAATGGGAAATCAGTCTCTTGCATCAATATACCGTCTAATGCATCTGAGATATAACTTTCATGATTATAGGTGATACATGCCACGGTCATAAGAGGAGGTTCCGTATAGCTCCAGTTCTTCATGATCTCTGTTTCATTTTTTTCTATCATTATTTTACTTTTTCTATTTTTTCAGATGAAATATTATATTTTTCTAAATACCACTTTACGGTCTTAATAATTCCAGATTCAAAATGCTCATCAGCTCTCCATCCAAGTTGGGTTTCAATTTTAGTAGCATCTATAGCATAACGCCTATCATGCCCTGCCCTATCCTCAACATAAGTAATCTGCTCTTTATAACTTTCTTCTTTGGGAAGCAGACTATCGAGTATTTCACATATCTTATCAGCAATGTAGTTGTTGTTACGCTCATTACGCCCACCGATGTTGTAGACTTCACCATTTTTTCCGGTATGGTACACAAGATCGATCCCTTTACAATGGTCCAGGACATAGAGCCAGTCACGGATGTTTTTACCATCCCCGTAAATGGGAATAGTATCCCCTTGCAGTGCTTTACGTATAATGGTCGGTATGAGTTTTTCATCATGCTGCTTCGGACCATAGTTATTTGAACAGTTTGTGATAACCGTATCCATACCATACGTATGATGATAACTTCTCACAACCATATCACTTCCTGCTTTTGAAGCTGAATAAGGTGAATTGGGCGCATAAGGGGTCTCTTCCGTAAAAAGTCCTTCTTCACCCAATGTACCGTAGACTTCATCGGTGGATATATGGTGAAATCGGCACCCTTCATACCCTGGCGTATGGACAAAAGGTTTCTCCATCCAATACTTGTACGCTACATCAATTAGCGTAAAAGTACCGTTCACATTGGTTTCTATAAATAGACCAGGGTTTTTGATAGAATTGTCAACATGAGATTCAGCAGCAAAATGGATCACACCCCTTATATCATGTTCGGAAAAAAGATATTCCAGTAATTCCCTATTGCAAATATCTCCTTTCACAAAACTGTAGCGTTCACTCTTTTCTATCTCTTTTAAATTCTCTACATCACCGGCATAAGTAAGAAGATCAAGATTAATCACATGATACTCCGGGTACTTTTCTAAAAAATAAGGTACAAAGTTACTTCCAATAAATCCCGCACAGCCAGTCACTAAAATTGATTTCACTTTCTATCCTTTTCTATTATTTTTAGATACTCTCTTAATGAATCTTTTAATAATTTGAATAAATCGGCCCCTATGAGTAAAATGCTTTATCCATAAAGATCCTCATCATAATCAAAAAGTTTATCTGTGTCTAAAAGTAAGGGTTGCTTCTTATCCTTGTCGGAAAGTAGTAAATGATCAGGATTTATCTGCCAGTCTATATTGAGTGTCGGATCATCAAAAGCAATCCCTCTATCAAATTCTCTAGCGTAATAGTTATCCACTTTATAGGAAAGTATTGCTTCCTCAGAAAGCACTACAAATCCGTGCGCAAATCCTCGTGGTATGAAGAGCATACGTTTATTCTCCTCTGACAGTTCAACTGCCACATATTTCCCAAATGTAGGAGATCCCTTACGAATATCTACAGCAATATCAAGAATTTTACCCTTAATAGCACGTGCTAACTTACTCTGGGCAAACGGGGGAAGTTGAAAGTGTAGTCCTCGAAGTACACCATAGGATGATTTAGATTCATTGTCTTGGAGAAAATCAATATTAAACCCCAATGCCTCTTGCAGCTTGTCACTCCGATACGTTTCCATGAAATAACCTCTGTCATCAGCAAAAATATCCGGTTCGATCATAATAACATCAGGTATCTTGGTTTTGATGAACTTCATATTCACTCTACCCCTTTCGTCGTTTTAAAATCTGACTTAACTGTGCTTCAAAACTCCCATAAGAACTCGTTTTCACTAGTTTATTGATTATAAAATAGAGAACGGTAAACATTGTACTTTTCATGACTAACATTAGTATACCATATATTTCAATTTCTTCAGTGGATAATATCACTAGCCACACTATTATGAATGAAATTAGCATCTGTACAATAATAGGTTTGAGAAACACAAAAAAAGCTAATTTGATTTCACGTGATGCAAACAAAATATTTAAAGAAACACTCAAAACTGCCACGATAACCAAACCATAAAGATACCCTTCTATCCCCCATAAAAACCCAACATAAAAGTTAATACTCTGCAATATTTTTTTATAGATCTCCAGGCGAAGAAAAGCTTTGGAATTTCCACGGCTCATTAAGATATCAACAAGTAATGCACTTATAGGATATGCAAAACCACTCAATAGAAGTATTTTAAAGTATGCAACGGAGGGCAGCCACTTTTCCGTGAATAGAAAAACAATTAATTCTTCAGATATGACGTACATTACGCCCAACAGAAAGAAAACAACAAAACTAATAATTCTCAATGTGTTGATGACGATATGTTGAAATCTTGGTAAATCATTTTGTACTTTACTTAAGACAGGAAAAAGTACTGCCATAATACTCCCGGACGAGAGCTGAGTGATCATTAAATCTAATCTTTTGGCCTGGTCAAAAAAACCTAGAACTGCTGGAGTAAATAACTTTCCTATAATAAGAACATCCAGTTTACTATATACCACTTCAAGTATAGTGGATAAAAAAATACGAAAACCAAATCCCCATAATTGCATCAATGCCTTAAAAGAAAACAATAAGGAAGGCACCCATTTGGATGCACTCCAGACAAATAGATTATAATATACGCCTCTTGACAGTGCCTGGATCACAAGACTCCATACTCCAGCACCGTAAAGTGCGAACCCGATACTGGTTATACCGCTTAAGAGGGCTGCAGCTACATCTGCTTTTGCCAAAGCAGCGTAATTCAGTTGTTTACGTAATATATTGGTCTGTACGCTGCTAAATGCATTGATCACAAATAACAGTGCTGTGACTTGTGTAACAGGAACAAGTTCTTCATTGTTATAAAAATCACTTATCCAGGAAGCAGAAAAAATTGTAATTACTGTCAGTATTACACCAATAAAGACATTAAAATAAAATACAGAAGAATAGTGAACCAGTAATAGTCTGCGCCGCTGTATCAAAGCACTACCAAGTCCTACATCGGTAAAAACAAGCGCGATCATTACAATGACCATGATCATCGCTATCAAACCAAAATCAGATGGCTCGAGTATCCTTGCCAAAATGATTGTTACAATAAAAGTCGTTCCGTGTCTGGCTATTTTTCCAAAAAAATCCCAGATCAGTGCGGTTAATCCCATTGACTTTAAGTTATCAGGCATATAAACTTCTTTCTTAATGTATATATTTTTAATGCAGCATGCTTTTAACTACCATCTGTTCGTTAGCTAGTCTTGACTATAGAGCTTATCCTTTATTTTGAATTCAATAACTATATTAATTCATAGCTGTTCAACATCTCTTCAATCTCTTCTTTAGAGTTAAACATCATAACATCAATAATAGAAAGATTGGGTATAAACTTATGATTAAACTGTTTATACTCTATATCTCCACTTTTTATAAAATTCAACTTTATCCCTTCTCTCAGAAAGTCTTCTTTATTATATAGTTTCTGCCCACCGATCGAATTAATATAATGATCAGCATTTAATCTTTTACAGATATCTATTACTCTATCTTGTCCCTTTAACAAAGTGTCTCCCTGTAGATCACTCAAATAAATCATTTTTGTATCTATATCTAAATATTGTACAGTTCTCTCAATTGCATAACCCACGTATTTAGCTAAATTCTTTTCACCATGCAACAATATCTCTTCTAACATTGGATAAACTTCTTCAAAATATGGTGCTTTTTTGTAAGCATGAAAAATTGATTTCAGTATTTGACGGGCATTTTTTCCGACTTTAACTTCATTGATCAGTGATCTCATATGAACACTCGACACTTCTAATGTAAACAAATGTCGCCTACCATTGATAAGCATATTGTTTCTGTTGATATACCCTTGTTTTATGTACTGCATACTGTCTGCAATCACATAGATATCAGATATATTTATTAATTGCCAGAACCCAAGATAAGGGAAAAAGTATGGCTGATTACATCCTATTGTCATTTTTTACCCTTTATACATATAACGTAACGCAAGAAAAATCCTGCCTCTCATTTAACTATAGTTTTTCGAGCGTATTTCCTTCAATGTTTCTATAATTGTTTCACTCACAAGGGGTTCTATACCTGAATGCATCGGAACTACCAAAATTCTGCTTGCAATATCTCTCGATTTCACCATGATACTTTGATGTTCAATATAAGGAAGTGTGTCTAATGAAGGTTTAAAATATTGACGTGCTGCAATCTCTTTTTCAAGTAATGCTTCTCGAACCCTGTTCATCTCATCTTCAGATTTGAATACAACTGGAAAATAGGTATAACTTTGCGTGGCATCTTCATTCTTTTTTTGTAACTGAACATACTCTTTTAATTGACGTGTATAGAATTCATGACTTGCTTTACGTTCTTTTTGTATGATATCCTCTTCCTCAAGCATACATAATCCCATGGCCGCTTCCACTTCATTCATTCTTGCATTGACACCCAGCATAACCACAGAATCAGGACCATCAATACCACAATTCCTGACAATTTTTGCTTTTTCATACAAAGCATCATCCTTGATAACAATAGCAGCACCTTCAATCGTATGAAAGAGTTTGGTCGCGTGAAAACTGATAATAGATATATCACCGTAATTTAATATATGTTTATCTTTATACTTCACATCAAAAGCATGAGATGCATCATAAATCACTTTGAGGTTGTGTCTTCTGGCTATTTTATCGATTACGTCTATTTGACAAGCATTACCAAAGACATGACACGGCGCTATCGCACATGTCTTTTCCGTAATAACACTCTCAATATTCTTTGGATCAATGTTATAAGAGTTACCATCAATATCTGCAAAAACAGGGATCAGTCCTTCTACAACGATCGCACTGGTTGTAGAAACAAAACTGAAAGGGGTCGTTACAACTTCCCCCTCAACTTCCAAAAGTCTGTAGGCTAGTTGCAATGCATCTGTCCCATTAGAGATGCAAAGCAGATTTTTTACCCCTAGATATGCTTCAAGTTTTTTCTCAAGTCTTTGAACCAGAGGCCCATTATTCGTCAAGCATCTACTTTCATAAATACCATCTATATATGCTTTGAATTTTTCTTTGTCAGGCATATATATTTTCGTTGTGTAAATCATATAATCTTCCTGCTTCACTTCAACAATATGTAGAGCTGCTCAATCCCACTCATCAGCTTAAAAAGATAGATTTTATAATATAGTATAATACTTCCTTTCTTCTATAATTATAAAAAAGAAAAAATTATTCTATTTACTTATTTTGATATCGTTAATATATTTATATCCTTTATCATCATGATACCTTCCTTATACTCATGGTATTTTTCATAATCAGAAGGCTCTATCTCATCATTTACAAGATCTATGAGTATTTTCGGGAAATCACAACCTGCAAGATAAGTGATAGGATAAGCACCGCCAAATCGTGGATTCAACTCTAATATGTATGGCTCGCCCTCTTTTAAGAAAAAATCAACATCAAGTGGACCTACATGCCCAAGTCTATTTCCTAGCTTCATTCCCAATGCAGCCATATTTCTATCTTTGATCGCATATCCTTGATCTGTTTCCCCCGATCGCATTTTTATCTTCTGTTTGACGATGGTTGTGATCGTTTGTCCATTCAAATCATTTAATATGTCAAAACTATATTCTTTACCTTCTATAAACTCTTGAACGATCATATCTTCATTATCATAATATTTCAGAAAAAAATCAACTTCATCTCTGTTTCGGGCCAGACTGATCGCATTGCTTCCAAAACCAAATCTTGGTTTTACGATGACAGGGTAAGAGGGTATCTCTTGTTGGACCACCTCTGCTGATGTCATGGTCCACGGTGTTTGAAACCCTTCACGTCGTAAAAACTTGAAAGCCTCAACTTTATCAAAACATATGTGATTCACCTGATGAGAAGAGATCACAGGCTTTACCCCTACAACTTCAAATTCTTTTAAATATTTTGATAATATATACGTGTCATAATCATAGAAAGAGAGAAGCATATCAATCTTTTCAGTTTTGCAAATCTGTAAAAGTGCATCAATATATTTACGTTCATCTTTTATGCTTGGAACGATATAGCTTTTGTCACAATGTAAAAACCCGGAAGTGAACTCCGTATTCCTGTCATTTCTGTCAGAGGTACCTATGAGCTTACTATCAGCAGACAGGTGTTTTCTAAAATAATCAACGATATACCCTCTTCGTCCAATCGTACAAAACAATATGTTCAAAATATATCCTTTCTCATGTACAAAAAAATACAAATACTATGTGAATGACAATACCGTTCCATCTGTACTTAACCACAAAATCATGTACGAATTTTCTTTAATGTTTCCAATATCACTTCACAAGCCTTTACCTCAGCTCCTGAATGTAATGGTAAAGATAATATCCTACTGGTATAGTCACGTGAAATAGTCATAGGTTTACGCTGTTCAACATAAGGAAGAATATCAAGTGAGGGTGAGAAATATTGACGGGGTTTAATACCGTTTTCCATCAAAGCATCCATTACCTTATGCATTTCATCTGGTGACCTTAGAAGAATAGGACAATAACTATAGTTGAACGTGGCATCTTCATTCAGTCTCTGCATTTGAACATGATCCTTCAGCTGCTCTGCATAGTAAAGATAGCTGTCTTTTCTCTCTTTTCTGACTGCTTCTATCTCATCAAGTACACAGAGTCCGGCGGCTGCTTCCAATTCGTTCATTTTTCCGTTAATACCCGGTGTACATCCTTCTCCTGTGATATTCGTTCTTCCGTATTGTCTCATTGCCTTTGCTTCTTCATACAATGCATCATCTTTAATAATAAGGGCACCACCTTCAATAGAATGGAAGAGTTTTACTGCATTAAAACTAAGCGTTGAAATATCGCCGTAGTTTAAAACACTTTGACCTTTATAATCGACGCCAAAAGCATGTGCACCATCAAACACTACTTTTAAATTGTTTCTCTTTGCCACTTCCATAATTTCATCCACCTGACAGGCATTACCATAGACATGTACGGGGACAATACCTGTGGTTTTATCAGTCATAGAACCTTCGATCTTATCTGGGTCTAAGGTCATATATTCACTATGGATATCTGCATATACCGGTGTCAGGCACTTTGAGATAAGTGTATCTGTTGTTGAAACAAAAGTAAACGGTGTCGTGATCACTTCACCTTTTAACTTCAGAAGTGTATAGGCCATTTCCAAGGCTATTGAACCATTTGCTACACATACCAGGTTTTTAACCCCCAGATATGCTTCAAGCCTTTTTTCAAACTCTTGCACTAAGGGTCCGTTATTGGTAACCCATCCTGTTTCATATATCTTGTCAATATATGCATGAAGTTTTTCTTTATTCGGGTACCAAACTTTTGAAATAGGTATCATTTTTACCCCTTTTAGATAATATATCTGAACAATGCGAATAAGGTATTTTTACTATTCTACTACAAACAAAACAAATTAAAACTTATATTTAATGTTATTTAATTTAAAAATGATACTTCATATATAAATATTAGATATTACTAAGTATTTTCATAATATTTTTAATACTTTAATGTATCTATCTGCGATGTTACCTCCAAAAATACTGACTCTCTTCTATTCTCTCTTGGTTCTATAGATTTTAACGGCCATTCACATCTTAATCATAAAAGTGTATACTTAAAAAATATATTGATATAAGGATGGTAGAAAAATGAATATGAAAATGATACTAAAGGCATATTTCCTCATTCTTGGCATGGCACTGCTGGCAAGTGGTTGCAGTACGAAAGAGTCAAAGACCGATATACTTGTAGAATTGGGAAATGATCCTGAAAAAGTCAAACTTTATAGGGAAGATATGCAAAATCTGGTTAAGGATATCGAACAGAATCAACCAAACTACAAACATCTTCCTTTAAAAGAAAAAGCTGATTTTGATTGGTTTTATATTGAGACGTATGCCGTATGGGAAAAACGTGTCACTAAAGAGCAATTTATCCAAAATGGTCTTCAACGTTATCCTTCATACAAAGAATCACTGGAATATTTGGCAGACCGGCTTACCAAATAATGGTTGAAATAGATGGAATACCATACCATAAGCTCTTAACTAATAGTCTAATGGTTTGATCACCATCTGTTTTTCCAACTCTTCTCTATCCAAGAAGGGTGCCATATCTTCCATAGGTCTGTTCCCTGCCAGTCTGGGTTCAACCAGATGTTTGGAGTCACTTAACCGTATATCTATGAGTTCACTTGCATCATTTTGTAAACTTTGCTCGATGAGTTTCTCTATTTCATCCATATTTGAGACTTCATGACTTTTGATACCATACGCTTCTGCTATATTTTTGAAATGGGGCACACTGTAATCCTTTTGAGTCCCAATATAATTTTCATTTAAATATTCTGTTTGCATTTGTCTCACCATGCCCAAAAAAGCATTGTTCATGATAAATATTTTAATTGGCAGTTGTCTTCTACTAAGTACTTCAAGTTCTTGAATATTCATCTGAAAACCACCATCTCCTACAATAGCGATTGCGCGTGTCCCACTTCCCAGTGTAGCTCCGATAGCAGTAGGCAATGCACACCCCATAGCTCCCAGACCTCCTGAAAAAAGTAATCTTTGGTCTTTTTTGACTCTAAAAGATTGGGCAGCCCACATTTGATGCAATCCTACATCTACACACACCATATCCCCTTCTTTTGAATGTTGGGAAATAAGAGATATGATCTTATTTGGCATTTTTTCTTTTTTATCGATCGTATACAATGAAGAGTATTGCTCTTTATAGCTTAAAACCTTATTCTGCCAACTCTCTATATTGGTTTGGAGTGCTTTTGTATTTAGCTTATCAAGAAAACTTTTTACATCAGCATTGAGAGCGTAATCCACTTTTATCTTTCTGTCTAGTTCATGTCTATCTATATCGACCTGAACGATTTTCGCTTCTCTGGCAAACGTAGATGTTTGTCTTCCTGTCTGACGAGCATCCAACCTCGATCCCAGTATGATCAAAAGGTCACTGTTGGCCAAAGTCAGACTTGCACATCTATTTCCGTATGCACCGATGAATCCAAGGTTATATTTATAACTCTCCTTGACAAGATCTTTTCCCATTAACGAGTATACGACCGGAATATTTGTAGCGCCCAATAATGCATTTAACTCTGATTCGACATCTGCGATTCTGGCACCGCCGCCAACCAATATCACTGGTCTTGTTGAAGCATTGATCAGTGTAGCAATATTTTCGATCACAGCATCATCTATATCTGTATGGATTGAAGATGCTTGATAGGCTTCACTCTCATAAAATGATCTTTCCTTATCCGGATCAAACTCTTTGTATTGCAGGTCAATAGGAATATCAATAAGCACCGGTCCTTTCCTACCCTCTTCAGATATATATGCAGCCTTTTCCAATTCATATCTTAGATCATGTATATCATGTATGAGTACAGCATATTTTGTGATCGGTTTCACAACACTGACAATATCTGTCTCTTGAAACCCTATCTGTCGTACGGGGGCATTGTTCTCACACCCTGATGCATTCTTGCACTCATAGGTATTGACTTGCCCGGTAATGAACAATGCAGGTACAGAATCATAAAAACAGCTGGCTATAGGTGTAATCAAATTTGTTGCACCCGGCCCACTGGTTGCTGTTGCTACACCTATTTTACCTGTAGCTCTGGCATACCCTTCTGCAGCAAAACCGGCACCTTGTTCATGTATGGTATTCACCATTTCGATCTCTTTATGGTTATCTATAGAGTCCATGATATGGGCATTATTCCCACCTATATATCCAAAAACCTTATCTATGTTATGCTTCACTAAAAACTCAATGATATAATCTGATACTTTCATCACTTTTCCTTTTTCACTAAAATCATATGCTCTCTCAATGCCTATAGATGGAATCAAGTATTTCTTTTAAATCAATATATTTATATTGATCATTCTGTTGTTTCAAATGTGCTTCTATATTTTCTTTTGTTACTTGGACCCCAAAATCTTGATGTTCAACCGAATCTTCAGGATACAATAATTTACTTATGACAAGTTCAGTATGTTCTTTTCTCAGGTGAGAAGAGTCCCAATAATTATCTTTATTGGTCGTGATAGAATTCACACCTGTAAAATCAGTGAAATCGGTGATTTCCGCCAATTCTCTTTTGAAGGTTTCAAATGCCTGTTTCAATCCTGCTTCCTTGAGAGCGTAAAAATGTTCAGCATACATTGGAGGAATATAAACATAAATCTTGATGTCATTTTTATGACAATAATCTACAATTTTTTTAAACATACGCATATACTCATGTGAATATTCATACTTGGCAT is a genomic window of Sulfurovum sp. XGS-02 containing:
- a CDS encoding WbqC family protein is translated as MTIGCNQPYFFPYLGFWQLINISDIYVIADSMQYIKQGYINRNNMLINGRRHLFTLEVSSVHMRSLINEVKVGKNARQILKSIFHAYKKAPYFEEVYPMLEEILLHGEKNLAKYVGYAIERTVQYLDIDTKMIYLSDLQGDTLLKGQDRVIDICKRLNADHYINSIGGQKLYNKEDFLREGIKLNFIKSGDIEYKQFNHKFIPNLSIIDVMMFNSKEEIEEMLNSYELI
- a CDS encoding ATP-grasp domain-containing protein, which gives rise to MNILFCTIGRRGYIVDYFRKHLSADSKLIGTSDRNDRNTEFTSGFLHCDKSYIVPSIKDERKYIDALLQICKTEKIDMLLSFYDYDTYILSKYLKEFEVVGVKPVISSHQVNHICFDKVEAFKFLRREGFQTPWTMTSAEVVQQEIPSYPVIVKPRFGFGSNAISLARNRDEVDFFLKYYDNEDMIVQEFIEGKEYSFDILNDLNGQTITTIVKQKIKMRSGETDQGYAIKDRNMAALGMKLGNRLGHVGPLDVDFFLKEGEPYILELNPRFGGAYPITYLAGCDFPKILIDLVNDEIEPSDYEKYHEYKEGIMMIKDINILTISK
- a CDS encoding DegT/DnrJ/EryC1/StrS aminotransferase family protein, producing the protein MIPISKVWYPNKEKLHAYIDKIYETGWVTNNGPLVQEFEKRLEAYLGVKNLVCVANGSIALEMAYTLLKLKGEVITTPFTFVSTTDTLISKCLTPVYADIHSEYMTLDPDKIEGSMTDKTTGIVPVHVYGNACQVDEIMEVAKRNNLKVVFDGAHAFGVDYKGQSVLNYGDISTLSFNAVKLFHSIEGGALIIKDDALYEEAKAMRQYGRTNITGEGCTPGINGKMNELEAAAGLCVLDEIEAVRKERKDSYLYYAEQLKDHVQMQRLNEDATFNYSYCPILLRSPDEMHKVMDALMENGIKPRQYFSPSLDILPYVEQRKPMTISRDYTSRILSLPLHSGAEVKACEVILETLKKIRT
- a CDS encoding thiamine pyrophosphate-binding protein; its protein translation is MKVSDYIIEFLVKHNIDKVFGYIGGNNAHIMDSIDNHKEIEMVNTIHEQGAGFAAEGYARATGKIGVATATSGPGATNLITPIASCFYDSVPALFITGQVNTYECKNASGCENNAPVRQIGFQETDIVSVVKPITKYAVLIHDIHDLRYELEKAAYISEEGRKGPVLIDIPIDLQYKEFDPDKERSFYESEAYQASSIHTDIDDAVIENIATLINASTRPVILVGGGARIADVESELNALLGATNIPVVYSLMGKDLVKESYKYNLGFIGAYGNRCASLTLANSDLLIILGSRLDARQTGRQTSTFAREAKIVQVDIDRHELDRKIKVDYALNADVKSFLDKLNTKALQTNIESWQNKVLSYKEQYSSLYTIDKKEKMPNKIISLISQHSKEGDMVCVDVGLHQMWAAQSFRVKKDQRLLFSGGLGAMGCALPTAIGATLGSGTRAIAIVGDGGFQMNIQELEVLSRRQLPIKIFIMNNAFLGMVRQMQTEYLNENYIGTQKDYSVPHFKNIAEAYGIKSHEVSNMDEIEKLIEQSLQNDASELIDIRLSDSKHLVEPRLAGNRPMEDMAPFLDREELEKQMVIKPLDY
- the rfbB gene encoding dTDP-glucose 4,6-dehydratase, whose translation is MKSILVTGCAGFIGSNFVPYFLEKYPEYHVINLDLLTYAGDVENLKEIEKSERYSFVKGDICNRELLEYLFSEHDIRGVIHFAAESHVDNSIKNPGLFIETNVNGTFTLIDVAYKYWMEKPFVHTPGYEGCRFHHISTDEVYGTLGEEGLFTEETPYAPNSPYSASKAGSDMVVRSYHHTYGMDTVITNCSNNYGPKQHDEKLIPTIIRKALQGDTIPIYGDGKNIRDWLYVLDHCKGIDLVYHTGKNGEVYNIGGRNERNNNYIADKICEILDSLLPKEESYKEQITYVEDRAGHDRRYAIDATKIETQLGWRADEHFESGIIKTVKWYLEKYNISSEKIEKVK
- a CDS encoding lipopolysaccharide biosynthesis protein — encoded protein: MPDNLKSMGLTALIWDFFGKIARHGTTFIVTIILARILEPSDFGLIAMIMVIVMIALVFTDVGLGSALIQRRRLLLVHYSSVFYFNVFIGVILTVITIFSASWISDFYNNEELVPVTQVTALLFVINAFSSVQTNILRKQLNYAALAKADVAAALLSGITSIGFALYGAGVWSLVIQALSRGVYYNLFVWSASKWVPSLLFSFKALMQLWGFGFRIFLSTILEVVYSKLDVLIIGKLFTPAVLGFFDQAKRLDLMITQLSSGSIMAVLFPVLSKVQNDLPRFQHIVINTLRIISFVVFFLLGVMYVISEELIVFLFTEKWLPSVAYFKILLLSGFAYPISALLVDILMSRGNSKAFLRLEIYKKILQSINFYVGFLWGIEGYLYGLVIVAVLSVSLNILFASREIKLAFFVFLKPIIVQMLISFIIVWLVILSTEEIEIYGILMLVMKSTMFTVLYFIINKLVKTSSYGSFEAQLSQILKRRKG
- the rfbC gene encoding dTDP-4-dehydrorhamnose 3,5-epimerase → MKFIKTKIPDVIMIEPDIFADDRGYFMETYRSDKLQEALGFNIDFLQDNESKSSYGVLRGLHFQLPPFAQSKLARAIKGKILDIAVDIRKGSPTFGKYVAVELSEENKRMLFIPRGFAHGFVVLSEEAILSYKVDNYYAREFDRGIAFDDPTLNIDWQINPDHLLLSDKDKKQPLLLDTDKLFDYDEDLYG
- a CDS encoding DegT/DnrJ/EryC1/StrS aminotransferase family protein, which produces MIYTTKIYMPDKEKFKAYIDGIYESRCLTNNGPLVQRLEKKLEAYLGVKNLLCISNGTDALQLAYRLLEVEGEVVTTPFSFVSTTSAIVVEGLIPVFADIDGNSYNIDPKNIESVITEKTCAIAPCHVFGNACQIDVIDKIARRHNLKVIYDASHAFDVKYKDKHILNYGDISIISFHATKLFHTIEGAAIVIKDDALYEKAKIVRNCGIDGPDSVVMLGVNARMNEVEAAMGLCMLEEEDIIQKERKASHEFYTRQLKEYVQLQKKNEDATQSYTYFPVVFKSEDEMNRVREALLEKEIAARQYFKPSLDTLPYIEHQSIMVKSRDIASRILVVPMHSGIEPLVSETIIETLKEIRSKNYS